Within Oreochromis niloticus isolate F11D_XX linkage group LG2, O_niloticus_UMD_NMBU, whole genome shotgun sequence, the genomic segment GGGATTTGACAGTGACTTCAGGTATATAAATGGTGTATTATCATTTACATCAGTCACATCTATTAACACTTTAGCATAAGATGTTAGTCCTAAACCATCTTTAGCTTTTACCCTCATTTCAAAAAAACTTATTTCTTCATAGTCAGTTACACCAGTTACTTTAATTTCTCCCGTTTTGGAGTCAATGGAAAATACATTTATGTCGTTGTCAGACACATGGCCAAACTGATATGTTACATCTCCATTCACTCCTTCATCTGCATCTGTGGCACTGACTTTAATCACTGTTGTATCTAAAGGACAGTTTTCAGGCAGACTGGCTTTATAAACGGCCTGGCTGAACACTGGGGCGTTATCATTAGCATCCAGTACAGTGACGTGTATGACTACGGTACCTGATCTCTGAGGAGATCCACCGTCCAAAGCTGTGAGGAGTAAATTCATCTCCCTTTGTTTCTCTCGATCAAGTTTATTCTGTAGAACGAGTTCAACTCTGTTGCTATCAACAGCCAGAATAAAGTTGTCGTTCTTATGTAGGCTGTATCTTTGCACAGCATTTTGACCAATATCTGCGTCATGGGCCTCTTCAATTGAGAAGCGGTTACCCTTCTCTGCTGACTCGCTTATTTCCATTCTTATCAAATTTTCGTTAAATTGCGGTGCATTGTCGTTCACATCTTGAATATGCAGACTTACATGGTGAAGCTCCAAAGGATTTTCTAACACCAGATCTACTTTTAAAACACAAGAAGGTTTCTTCCCGCAAAGGCTTTCCCTGTCAATTCTCTCCGATGTTATCAAATCTCCGGTTCTCATATTAATATCACAGTACCTTTTCCGAGATCCTTCAAAATCAACACGGGCTTGTCGTGAAGCCAAGGTTCCAAAATTAACACTGAGGTCCTTCGCAACGTTTCCAATGACATAGTCTCGTTTCATTTCTTCTGGAATAGAGTAACTCAGGTCCCCATAAACCAGGCGCAGCGTTACAACAAACAAAGCAGAGCGGAGAATCAGTCCTAACCCTGAAAATCCTTTGTCTTCCATCCTGATACAAAAACGTGACCGCAGTGCTTCTGATGCACTTTCcagagcaaaaacaacaacGTGATTCGTAAACGATTCAACAATCCAAAGTGTAATATTACGATGAAACACGGTGAAACATGTCTGCAAACGTAACTGGTTCTCAGGGAATTACAGTCGACATCTGTGTAGTAGCAGTGGGTGGAGtggtgtgtgtcagtgtgctaTCAGCCAACAGCGACACCACGAGTTGCCTTTTATCCTCACACTAGGTGATTAAATATGTTTGTCGATGTCTGAAAACACAAGTCATGTTCACTTATCGTTAAATAAACTTTGAATTGGCGTTTCAAAACACGAGCTTATTGAAAACACCAAAACTACGAGAAATCGTCGAACactaactaaaagaaaaaaaaatagtgtttcACGATTTGCTGATGACAAGGAACATCATTCCACTTGTGCATGAAGAACGGTCACAAGTACCTCCCCAGTAACCATTTTATAATCAGTTTGTAACGACAAACAACTAACGAGTGTATATACTGGCAAACAAGAAATCTCTACACACATGCGCTGTATGTGATAAAATGTCATTCATTTACCTCAGGTACATAAACTATAAACAGGCTCATCATATAACACATCTTGTGTTCTTCGTTCACAGAATACAACTGAACTGAAGAACATTTGATTTGCGGGACGAATGTTCTAGATACAATTAAGCTAATGTTTCTTCACCGttgtcaaagaaagaagaaatgaaaaacaaactgttgTATGTAGATATTGCTATTATTTTGAAGGTCACATAGATAAACATGACAGAAAATTCTGTTGAGACTGTTTTACGTACGCTAATACCAGGTTAAAAATCAAACTCAAATGTAAAATGGTATACCTGACTACTTCATATTCTGAGCTGAGCTCAGCAAAATAACAAGAATTCAGTATAATCCGTAAGTAACAACACTAATGACTTTtataattattatcattattattaatattatccaTGGTCGCAGACAATTACTAGAAATGACGTCGATTTAAATGAAAGAGCACAACTACAGAGAGAGGGCGCGCGCGCGAGAGGGAAAGACAGgtagagagagaggggggggagaGAAAGAACAATTACAGTGAGTGGGTCTCTGAGGCCCTGAGGAATATTTCAGCACCAAGGACAGTTAATTTGAGATTTGGCAGGACCAACCACGCAAAGatacaaaatgtgtttctgcTATACGCGCAGCCACGTGCTCTTCAATAGTGTGAATAAATTATTTTGATAAAAGCAAACAATTACAATAAGTTAACCATGGCATAAGTCTGCATTGTTTTATATGGTATAGTTTGCTAAAGAGTGAGTTATTTCATTAACTCTTTTTGACACAAGAACCCAGAAAAACATAACAACAGTATACAAAATCACGTAAAATAGCACCCGCAAATAACAAACTAAGATGTAAGTTACACaataagtaaagaaaaacagtaaaatagtCGAGATCAACATGCCATACGGTGTTTCTGAATGAAAGTtttcatcatccatccatccatccatccatccatccatccattcgcttccgcttatctttttcagggtcgcggggggcgctggagcctatcccagctttcatagggcgagaggcggggtacgccctggacaggtcgccagtctgtcgcagttTTCATCATGTGATAAGCAATTCATAGTAAACGACAATACTACATGTGCAAGATAAAGACATGAACAACGGTCTtacaaataaattttaaaaaaagaaaaagaaacacaacaaaaagtGTAGGAAACAGATGAAAGATTTGTGAGTGTCTTACCTCTATAGATTGACCCAGAGTGTCAAATGGATCAGCAAAGTCTGATGGACTTTTCTTCAGAGTCTGGTCAGCAGGCAGCGTGTTGTCATTGTATGATGTCACAAACTTAAAGTCACTGGTTCTAGACCCTGTGGTCAGGTACGCATCATAATTGTAAGTGCTGCGTAAAGTTCCTGTGCCATCAACATCTGCGTAATTAGGAGGGAGATAACCGCTGGGAATGGCCACTGCTCCGTCAAACAATAGTCTGGGCTTTCTCCTGCGACAAAACCTCAAAcccaggatgatgatgatgaaagtcAGAAAAAAGGTGGACACAGACACCAGCGCGATGATCAGATAAGAGGTCAGTTTGGAATTGCTCTCATTATAAGACAGATCCTTCAGTTCTGGCACCTCAGCCAAGTTATCAGAAATAAGTAAATACATGGAACAGGTGGCAGACAGAGAGGGCTGTCCGTTATCTTTCACTGCCACTACAAGGTTCTGTTTCATGCTGTCAGATTCAGAAATGTCCCGCTGTGTCCTGATCTCTCCGCTGTGGACACCAATAGTAAAAAGTCCCGGATCAGTGGATTTGACTATTTGATAGGACAGCCAGGCGTTCTGTCCAGAGTCTGCGTCCACCGCGATCACCTTGGAAACCAAAGAGCCTCCGTGTGCAGCTTTGGGGACCAGCTCGGTCATGAAGGAGTTGCCCTCCGGTGAGGGGTATAGAATCTGAGGAGAGTTGTCATTCACATCTGAGATGAAAACACTCACGGTCACGTTGCTGCTGAGAGGAGGAGAACCGTTGTCTCTGGCCATCACGTGAACTTTAAATTTCCTGAATTGTTCATAATCAAACGACCTCACAGCGTGGATCACACCCGTGTCTCCGTTCACAGATAGATAGGATGACACCGGGGCACCGTTCACCTCACCAGCTAACAGAGAATAAACCACTGTACCGTTTTGTCTCCAGTCGGGGTCTCGAGCACTAACGGAACATAAAGTGGAGCCAGGTTTGTTATTCTCACTCACATATGCACTGTATGACTGCTCCTCAAACACAGGTGGGTTGTCATTGATATCAGCTACAGATAACTGAACACTTTTAGAGGAGGACAGAGGTGGAGAGCCCTCGTCAGTGGCAGTGATTGTAATGTTGTAATCAGACACTAGTTCGCGGTCCAGTTGTCCTGTGGTCACCAGAGAATAATAGTTTTTAATAGAAGGAACCAACTTAAAGGGGACACCCTGCTGAATGGAGCAGCGGACCTGTCTGTTATTCTCAGAGTCTTTGTCCTGCACGTTAATGATGCCCACCTCTGTACCAGGTGGCACATTCTCAGGAATGGGATTTGACAGTGACTTCAGGTATATAACTGGCGAGTTGTCATTATTATCAATAACATCTATTAACACTTTAGCATAAGATGTTAACCCTAAACCGTCTTTAGCCTGCactttcatttcaaaataatttttttcttcatagtCAATCAAACCACACACTTTAATTTCTCCAGTTTTAGGATTAATACAGAAAACTTTATCATCGTTGTCAGATATATGACCGAAGTCATACGTTACATCTCCATTCACTCCTTCATCTGCGTCTGTGGCACTGACTTTAATCACTGTTGTATCTAAAGGACAATTTTCAGGCAGACTGGCTTTATAAACGGCCTGGCTGAACACTGGGGCGTTATCATTAGCATCCAGTACAGTGACGTGTATGACTACGGTACCTGATCTCTGAGGAGATCCACCGTCCAAAGCTGTGATGAGTAAATTCATCTCCTTTTGCTTTTCTCGATCAAGTTTATTTTCCAGTACAAgatcgacgttgttgttgtcaacTGATAAAATGAAATGGTTGTTCTTTTGTAAGATGTACCTTTGAACAGCATTTTGACCTATATCTGCGTCATGGGCCTGCTCTATTGGAAATCGTGTTCCCCTATCTGCTAACTCGCTTATTTCCATTTCAATTAAATGATCTTTGAATTGTGGAGAGTTGTCATTTATGTCTTGAATATGAAGACTTACACGATGAAGCTCCAACGGATTTTCCAAAACTAGATCTGCTTTTAACACACAGGAAGGCTTCTTGCCACAAAGGCTTTCTCTGTCAATTCTGTCCATCGTAGTAAAATCCCCAGTACTAATGTTAATGTCACAATACATTTTACGAGATCCTTCAAAATCAACACGGGCCTGTCGTGAAGAAAAGCCTCCACGGTCAATACCGAGATCCTTAGCTATATTTCCAATAACGAAGTCGCGTTTCATCTCTTCGGCAAAAGAATAACTCAGATCCCCGCTTACGAGGCGCATCGTTACAATAAACGTAGCAAGGCAATAGATCGGGCCTGAAAATCCTTTGTCTCTCATCCTGAAATGAAACAACGTCTTCCGCTTGTTTATCTGGCTATTCAGAGAGAAACAACATATGTATCCCAAATCAGTCAGAAATCCAATAGTCCACACCAGTTTTTACAGAACTATGTCCCAGGATTTAGCGCTTctgataaatgaaaaaaaaaaaaaaaaactgaattcacGATGGGTGGAGTGCTGCATGTTCTTTTTCTTCCAGCCAACAGTGACACCATGTGTCTTTTTAACTTCACATCCGCGTTTGAATAAAACGTCTTCAtgtccaaaaaaaagaaagaaaaaaaatcacatgaaGGTAGTTTTTACTCCCGTCGATACACTAAATTGGAATATCGAATTATGTTCTCGGTATAttataatgaaaataaactagACAGTACATGAAATATCAGTAATTATAGCTACAGAATGTAAATGACAAGGCTCAGAACCATGGACAGCGGCAGAGGAAATACTGAGACCGTTTTTATACAGAAAAGAAGACAAATGCCGcaacactcacacagacacagaaaaaaaaaggtaattgAAATGGcaatttcaattatttatttccgaTTTATAGCAACTACTTCTTTAAAATATAGATAAGCAACAAATCAGAAGTAGACATAGTCTTTTTACGAAAAGTCAGCCTTTATACTAGAGTAGACATTATTAGAATGATGCATCGATGTACGTGTCATCTTACTGCTGATGGACGTGATTATAATTAAACACATTACATGCATTTTTGTA encodes:
- the LOC100711027 gene encoding protocadherin gamma-A12 isoform X48, encoding MRDKGFSGPIYCLATFIVTMRLVSGDLSYSFAEEMKRDFVIGNIAKDLGIDRGGFSSRQARVDFEGSRKMYCDINISTGDFTTMDRIDRESLCGKKPSCVLKADLVLENPLELHRVSLHIQDINDNSPQFKDHLIEMEISELADRGTRFPIEQAHDADIGQNAVQRYILQKNNHFILSVDNNNVDLVLENKLDREKQKEMNLLITALDGGSPQRSGTVVIHVTVLDANDNAPVFSQAVYKASLPENCPLDTTVIKVSATDADEGVNGDVTYDFGHISDNDDKVFCINPKTGEIKVCGLIDYEEKNYFEMKVQAKDGLGLTSYAKVLIDVIDNNDNSPVIYLKSLSNPIPENVPPGTEVGIINVQDKDSENNRQVRCSIQQGVPFKLVPSIKNYYSLVTTGQLDRELVSDYNITITATDEGSPPLSSSKSVQLSVADINDNPPVFEEQSYSAYVSENNKPGSTLCSVSARDPDWRQNGTVVYSLLAGEVNGAPVSSYLSVNGDTGVIHAVRSFDYEQFRKFKVHVMARDNGSPPLSSNVTVSVFISDVNDNSPQILYPSPEGNSFMTELVPKAAHGGSLVSKVIAVDADSGQNAWLSYQIVKSTDPGLFTIGVHSGEIRTQRDISESDSMKQNLVVAVKDNGQPSLSATCSMYLLISDNLAEVPELKDLSYNESNSKLTSYLIIALVSVSTFFLTFIIIILGLRFCRRRKPRLLFDGAVAIPSGYLPPNYADVDGTGTLRSTYNYDAYLTTGSRTSDFKFVTSYNDNTLPADQTLKKSPSDFADPFDTLGQSIEQKPPNNDWRFTQGQRPGPSGATGGPEVAMGTGPWPQPPTEAEQLQALMAAANEVSEATATLGPGTMGLSTRYSPQFTLQHVPDYRQNVYIPGSTATLTSNPQQQQATAQQATQQALPPPQASAQPEPPKAAQTPASKKKSTKKEKK
- the LOC100711027 gene encoding protocadherin gamma-A12 isoform X33, encoding MRDKGFSGPIYCLATFIVTMRLVSGDLSYSFAEEMKRDFVIGNIAKDLGIDRGGFSSRQARVDFEGSRKMYCDINISTGDFTTMDRIDRESLCGKKPSCVLKADLVLENPLELHRVSLHIQDINDNSPQFKDHLIEMEISELADRGTRFPIEQAHDADIGQNAVQRYILQKNNHFILSVDNNNVDLVLENKLDREKQKEMNLLITALDGGSPQRSGTVVIHVTVLDANDNAPVFSQAVYKASLPENCPLDTTVIKVSATDADEGVNGDVTYDFGHISDNDDKVFCINPKTGEIKVCGLIDYEEKNYFEMKVQAKDGLGLTSYAKVLIDVIDNNDNSPVIYLKSLSNPIPENVPPGTEVGIINVQDKDSENNRQVRCSIQQGVPFKLVPSIKNYYSLVTTGQLDRELVSDYNITITATDEGSPPLSSSKSVQLSVADINDNPPVFEEQSYSAYVSENNKPGSTLCSVSARDPDWRQNGTVVYSLLAGEVNGAPVSSYLSVNGDTGVIHAVRSFDYEQFRKFKVHVMARDNGSPPLSSNVTVSVFISDVNDNSPQILYPSPEGNSFMTELVPKAAHGGSLVSKVIAVDADSGQNAWLSYQIVKSTDPGLFTIGVHSGEIRTQRDISESDSMKQNLVVAVKDNGQPSLSATCSMYLLISDNLAEVPELKDLSYNESNSKLTSYLIIALVSVSTFFLTFIIIILGLRFCRRRKPRLLFDGAVAIPSGYLPPNYADVDGTGTLRSTYNYDAYLTTGSRTSDFKFVTSYNDNTLPADQTLKKSPSDFADPFDTLGQSIEQKPPNNDWRFTQGQRPGPSGPHMPYGTHIRWTPKNGTRATGGPEVAMGTGPWPQPPTEAEQLQALMAAANEVSEATATLGPGTMGLSTRYSPQFTLQHVPDYRQNVYIPGSTATLTSNPQQQQATAQQATQQALPPPQASAQPEPPKAAQTPASKKKSTKKEKK